The nucleotide window TTTTAGAAACATAAGGGCGTAGGCCTCGTGATGTCGGGTTCGAAGCAGGTCCGTGATAGGTCATCTTTAGCTTATTGATTAAGGGCTAAGCTACGTATACGCTCATAAAAATTGGAGTTGGTGGAGATTAAAGCCTGAAGTAGCAAATGGACTAAAGTGCAGTACGGCGTGTTCTCCTCCTCGGAGCATCTTCATCGATGCTTACGTAATCTAGTTCTCTTTCAGCGTTTATCTCCCTAATAGCGAGTTTAATAGGCTTGTCTATACTAATTTCGACCTCTCCGTGTTCAGGGTGGTTAATCTTAACTTTTTGGGAACTAATAAGGTAATACCTATATCCATTTCTGTTCGAAGGTATATTACGGAACGGAATTTCAAATGGGTCACGCGGTACTATATCCGCTATAGTAAGTAGGGGAAACTTGACCTTCACCGGTATAGTCCCTACAACAACTTTCATTTTAATTTCTGTATTTGGCGGGAACAAGTTGACAAGATATATCTGGTGTTCTCCGTATCTTACTTCTAACCCTTCAGGTCTTACGGAGTTTCTGACAACCTCAGATACAGTCTCCTCGTTTAGGGTAATGAACGGGTCTTTGAAAATTAGGACTTTCCAGTTTCCTGCCTCCTTTATGTGAGCAATAGAGTTACCTAACAATGATTCAAGGTCTTTAATGTCTTCTTCGCTAGGTGACGTTATAGTGATGGTGGTGTTATCATTTACCTCTACGTTCAAATCTAACATTTCCTCTAGAATTCTACCCAACTTTTCCAATGCGGTCTTCTCTATTCTTTTCTTGATCTCCTTCTCTAGGTCAGTCTTTAACTGTTCTTCGTTGTTGAAGGCAATGTAATCAAATATCACCTCACCTTGGACTCTTACCCTCAAGTTCTTAAAATTATTAGGCAAAGAGTAATTCAACTCCCATATGTGTTTATCAAAACCGAGAGTCTGTCTTATTGCCTCTTCGCTTGAATTTAAACTTAGTATGGCATGGGATCTTAGTACAAAGGCCTTGTTATTATCCACGCCTATAACGTAGCTGCTCCCTTTTTTAGGGCAAGTCACGATTATGTACTCTGACAGGAGGGAAGAACTGCAGTTACCCTCACGTATCTTGTCCATCAGGCCGATGAATGCTGAGTACATGCCTTCGTTTGCGAAATTAGAATAAATGTAAACCATTTTTTTACCATTAAGTATTTCATAAAGTTCTTCTAAGGCTAACATAATTTTGATGTTGAAAAACATTTTTATATTTTTTATTGCGTGTTAAGTCCCTCTCGGTCTAACCTAATTTTTATCCGAGCAATTGGTATTACCGCCTTAGTTTTACGGGACGTAATATTTATTAAAACGGAAACAGAAATATTATCCCATGCAAAGACAGATAATAAGGGAGGTATATAAAGAAGATAAAAGAAATTATATTGATGCCAAAGAGTTTGCTACAAAGATAGTCTATGAAAAAATAAGAGAGGTAGACTGAATAAGGAGCACAAAGTCTTAGGATAAAGATATGAATAATATTTTTTGAGGTTTCATACATTTTTAATTCATTGTAATCTTACCTATACATTCATTAAAATTATTACAGTTATAGTCACTGACCCTTTGCCTTAACAAACAAAAATACTATCTAATACTAGTACTGAAATATCAGTCTGATCTTCTAATCTAAATATTAAATGACTATTTCTTCTATTCTTTTGTACTGGTGGAAATTGGAAAACTTTTATTAATAAAATTTCATGGATTATTATGTGCTAAGGGAAATAATAACAATTTTGGTGTTCCTCTTCTCAATTATACCCTCTCTTAATATACCCAGTTATGAAACGCCATTCTCTCCACATTACCAGTTTTACGGAGGTACTCCTTCAGAGTGCCTCCTTAGCAGGTTAGGCGAGTCTGTAAAGGCCCCTATAGGTATAGCGGACTACGGGATATCACCAAACGGTCCTTTTATTAGGAACACTACCCAGCTCATGGGTGTGGTGAAGATCTACAGCCTTAAGGCCAGTTCCACCGCGTCCTATGCCCCAAACTCGATCACGTTTCAACTCAACGCTGTTATAAGTTACCAACACGACGGTAAACAATACGCGATTTGGGTCCAGAACGTACTGCTTTACGACACGAAGACCCGTAATGTCGTCTTCGTCGACAACCTATGGAATTTCACGTCTTTACACGCTAACGTAACCGGAGTAAAAGGTTCGGGTAACATTAGTGCAGCGGATATACGTAACCACTATATTACCTTTTATTACGATTATGCTGAGACCCCCGGGTCTAATGTAACCGTGTCTTTGCCCGCTGAAATAATGTTACTCTCGAACGTCACCACTAATTTAAAGGGGGAACCGGTGGTCTGCTTCTGGTATAATGACGGTTATGGGTGGCAAAAGTATGACGAAGTGACCCTAACGAACGCACCCGGTTCTACTAATGTCTATTTCCTTATAGACGGTTACAATTACACAGGTAATAAGGAGTATTATGACGCGGAGTTTGTAATTGCCGGTCCCGGGGACGGGTCTTGTGTAGATGTTACAAGTTCCTATTTAACTCTCAGGCTGGAGTACTGGAACGGACATAATTTCCAAGAGGTCAGGAACGCGTTTAATTTCGGTAGTGATACGGGAGAGACAGCTTGGGGGGTTAAGACCTCATTTTACACATCTGCCAACGGGGAGCCCGAAGTTTTAATCACGTCCGGGAAGCAAGTCCTTACCCAGTTATGGGAGGACGACCAAGTCTCTACCCTTGTAATACATACTAATATAGTACAAGGTAATATAACAGTGTTACCTGAACACTCCCTAAACTCGCCTAATTACTCTGTGTATTCTGTACCTTTTAGGGGTGGTGAAGCCGTCCTCACTATAGTCCAAGGTGAGTTCGGGATCATAGTGTCTAATAGCTCAGGGGTGGCGGGAGAAGCTAACGTGGTCATAAGCAGTCCCGGTATTTACACTGTGTCTATAACACAATTCAGCGTCAAGGCAGAGGGAACGGTCATGGTGCCAAATACGGGTACAGAGGTGGAATTCCCCGTGAACATAACCGCTGAAGGAGTAGTAAGGCTCTCTGTCACGTCTAACGGTAACCTGTCTATATCTTATCCCCTGTCGGTGTCGGTTAACGGTTCTCTATCACTCCCCATAACGGTCTCGGCTAAGAATTTGACTCCAGCTGTCTACGACGTTATAATTAACGTTACTTTGCTCCCGGGTATATGGAAGGTAGTGTTCGTAAAAGTGGTGGTAATCTCCGACAAATACACGTTTAACTTAACATATGAGAGTAAAGGGGACATGCCCAGACCGTATGTAGTACTTAAGTTCCCTAACGGTAGCTCTGTTAATCTACAACTACCCGTAAGTACGGTAGTACCCAATGGGACGGTATATAACGTAGAGAGGGTTATAGATGAGGGAGATGTGAGGTGGGTCACCCCCAACTCCACTGAGGGCATAGTAAACTTCACCACTACCTTGTCCATCGAATATTTTATGCAGTTCCTCGTTAACTTTACCTTTACTGTAAAAGGTGATAAAGGATACGGTATCCCTTATATACAGTATTGCTATCTGGGGCACTTAAACGACACAGCCCCCGGCTTAGTATGGGCTGACGCCTATTCAAAATACTCCTATCCGGAATGTCTGCCCGGGTCAGGAAATGGAGAGAGGTGGATATCTTTTAACTACTCGGGGGTTATCAGTAAGCCCGGAGAGGTAATTAACACCTATTACTATAACCAGTTCTTCGTTAATGTAAAAGAATTACCTTTTCCACTTTACGCGTTAATCAACGGCAGTAATACCACCTTGGTATCTGGATGGTATAACGCGAGTGACGTAATAGAAGTAGAGAACATTACTTACTACCCGAAGAGCGGGGAAAGGTATGTAATATTATCAGTTTCACCTCCAGTCATTAGGGTAAATTCTCCCGTCAATATTGACGTTAATTACGTGAAACAGTACCTTGTCACGGTAGAGAGTGACATCCCGCTTTACGCGTTGGTTAATGGCTCTAATATTACACTAACGACGGGCTGGTATGGTTCAGGAGATACGATACACGTGGAGAACATCTCCCACTACCTTAATTACCTAACTAGGGAGGTTCCGTTAAATATTACTCCTAAAGATTTTGTAGTTGAGTCCCCAGTAACAGTAAAGGTAAGGTCGGTTACCCAATATTTTATAACCCTCATATCCCCTATCCCGGTGAAATTGGACGTTAACGGTAGCCCACAAGAGGCGTTGGGAGGGCTGTGGCTTGACTCTGGTTCCAGAGTGACTATACTGAACTACTCTTTTTATATGTCGCCCTTCGAGAAGTGCATAATAACTGAGATCAGCCCCGAGACATTTAATGTGAGCTCCCCGGAGACCGTGGTAATAGAGACTGAAAAGGAGTTCCTAGTGGTGGTAGACAACGTGTCTGCTTGGTACCCTTACGGCTATAAGCTTACCCTGAACGCCCACATCCCGTTCTATGAAGTAGGTAAATTCGTAGGTAATTTTACGGTACCCGTCGGGTCAGCTATCACGGTAAGGGGCTTTGTGGAGGAGCATTTAGTGGAGTACATTAATTACCCGCTGATTGGGAGGGCCTCATCAGTACTGGTTATAATACCAGTTTTGTGGTATTTAATCAAGAGGGTGAAAAAACATTAAGTAGCCACATGGCACTCCCGTAGAGTTTATTGGGAAAAAGGGTCGCACGTATAGTATTTATCGAAAATCGTGACAGCTGAGTATTATTACCCTCAACACTTACGAGAATACTTACGTTTAACCTTACGTTAAACCCTGGTAAGTCACTAACTCCTAGTCATGAAGAATAAACAACACATAATCTAAACTAGTATACCAGGTCGGTTGATAAAGGGGGACGTTGCTATTAGTGTAGGGTCAAAAAATTCTCTAGATGAGGGAACTGATGTTGGCCTTTAGTCCCTGACAGAGTATGAAACACGTCGACTCAGGGATTTACGTAAAATGGTACTCGGGATTACCTTCCGTCTCAGGGCCGTTAACGTCGCCTCTTTTTATGTGAAATGTATTAAAAGGGGGTATAACATACGATCTTCACATGAAGAGGATCACGCTTCAAGATTACCTCGACTTTGTCAAAGCCCATGGTGAAGTCGCCTTTGGCGATAGTAAAATAAAGTTGGAGCCCATAAAAGTTACACGGCTGGTACCGGAGGACGGGGAACTAACTGATGTCTCCACGACTGTATGGAGCTTCCCGGAAAGAGGGAGTTGGGCTACCCATAAGGGAGATTATAGGGGAAATTTTGCACCGCAAATACCGAGGGCCGTAATACTAAAATACACCAAGCCCGGTGACCTAGTCTTAGACCCGATGGTAGGTAGCGGTACTACTTGTGTTGAGGCGATATTATTAGGTAGGGACTGTATAGGTGTTGACATCAACATTAATGCCGTAATGCTCGCGTTTCACCGGGTCTATTGGCTAGAGAAATACTTGGAGGAGTGTAAAGACTGTGAAAGTCTCAGAAAGGCTAAAGTAGAACTCTACTTGGGCGACGCAAGGGACTTAAAAGGAGTGGAAGATAGTTCAATAGACCTAGTGGTCACTCACCCACCTTATTTTAACATAATAGACTATATGAGCGGTGTAGAAGGTGACCTATCAAACGGGAATAAGCTTGAAGACTATATTAAGGCGTTGAGCGACGTAGGCAGAGAGGTCTTCAGGGTGCTGAAAGACGGAAAACAGTTTGCCGTACTGTTAGGTGACACCAGAATAAGGAAACATTACGTCCCTATAACGGCTTATGCATTGATGAGTTTCTTAAATTTGGGTTTCGTGCTCAGGGAGGAGGTCATAAAGATCCAGCACAAGATGAAGACTACCAGAGAAGTGTGGATAAAAGCCAAGAGGGACTTCCTCCTGATATACCACGAGAAGATGTTCATATTTGATAAAGTAGTCTCAGAAAAAGAGTTGGGTAAGTACAAATACAGTTCAAGGGCTTTTCTCGATAAGCTGGGGCTAACGTGACCGCTAATTTACACAAGGGTCAAAAGGCTTCCTCCTAGTTCCTTTCTGTTACATAACCCTTTCCCTTAAGAATATCCTCAATATGAATAAGGAGAACCCTAAAGATATGACAGTTAATATTGCAAAAGAGTTCCTGATACCGAAGAAGTTGACTACAGAAGAGATGATAATGGGTATGAAAGAGCTGAACCCCATCATAATAGCTGAAAAGTAACTGTTAGCCACGCTCCTTTCCTCCACAGGGAACCCCCTCGATAAGGAAATCAGTGATACCGGGTAAGTTAAACCGTGCGGTATCCCGAGGACTATCAATGCCAGTATGTAAACAGATAAATTAGGAGCTAGGAAGACCATTAAGAGGCCCGTTAAGGTTAAAGACGTTGAGATCCACACCGGGGCCCAAATGTTTTTGGGAGGTGATATAGTCAGGATTAGCCTACCCAAAAACGATGTAGCGAAAAAGACACCGAACAGTGCGGTAGCCAGAGAATAGGAGGCTTTAAACTGTTCAACTGCATATATCCCACCGAAAGTCGTTAACATACCGAAAGGGATACCGTACATTAGGTTCAAAGACACGGACAGTTTAAACTCGTCTTTTTCCCAGACCCTCACCCTCCCGTCCTCTTTCTCAGTACCCTCTTGGGGGAACTTAATTAGCGGTGAGATAATAGCGACAAGGATAGCGAAGACTGAGAAAGGTAAGAATGCTTGAAATAAGGAGAACCTTAGTAATATTGCGGACTCTATCAACGGCCCTATTATAAGGGAAGTACTTAGAGCTAAGGTGTAGAGGGAAAGCATCCTTTCTCGCAGCCTTTGGTCTTTAAAGAGGCTCGCATAAGTCATTATATTTGGCATTAAGAGGCCCATTGCGAAACCTAAAACCGGGGCTAAAAACCAGATGTTGAGGGAATCGGCGAAGAAAAAGAGAGGAAAAGTTACGGCGTAAGCAACCGAGGATATTATGAACGCTTTTCTCCTCTTGGTACTCTTTAGTCTCGAGTTTAAAAAACCGCTTGATATGAATGAGAAGATCGCTGCTAATGAAGAGATTATCCCTATCAGGATGCTCGGGAAGTGAAAGTAATATTCAGCTATTAGAGGTACGGTAGTGATCAACATATTATTTGAAGCCCTTAAAGAGAAAGTAATAGCGATTATAATGAGGGCCGGAATTATCGGTAAGGGTCTCTTCATATTATACTTTAGATATATCGTTAAATAAAAAGTTTCAAGCCATACAGTCTAGGCCCTAAAGATTAGGTAAACAAAGGCCTTATTGTCGATCTGTAAGTTATGGGTTCAACCAGGGTTAGGTAGTTTTCCTTCATATACTGTGGGTATAAGTTTTAGGAAAAATTTGGGCTGCTATTACTTAAATGACGGTTTGATACGGAATAATTCTCTTGTTCAGTAAGTTAATGGTTTAGAGAAGGAAGTATATTATTCTAGATAAGAACCTTTACACTAGCAATTCCTAGGGTATTTATGCAAGAGTCTGATAATTTCATTTTTGCCATTTAATTTTTAATAACGTAATTAATAATAAAAAGGTAACTTAATTAGATAAGATTCTAACTATTTTTTGTGTCAGGAGTTGGTATGGCGGTTCTAGGTTTTTTATTATTTTTCTTATATCATTACTTAATCTTAATTTTTCTCTAATTCTACTGTAACCGTAGAGTTCTTTGTTTATTTCATTAATCAGCACGTAGAGATTTTCTATTATATCAAAAAACAAGTTAGTGTATAACATTAATATTTCCTCCAGTATGGATATTACTTCACTAAACACTGTTACTTTTTCAACCTTTGTTATAACTTCAGATAACTTACTCCTAATTTCATGTAGGGTACTTATTATTTTATCACATAGAGAAACAGTTATTTCAATCTCCTTTCTCCTCAATTTACCGCTACTTCTCAACAGATTCATCTTTAACCGAATTATTTCTGAAAGCGATATGTCATTAAGTTTTTTAATTTCTTTGAGCATTGTTAGTAGCTCTTCCGCTTTGCCTTTAGAAATGACAAAATTCTTAGAGCTTTCAAGTAAAGCCATATTAACTTCATATTGATTTGTAATATTCTCTAGGAACTCCATATCTCTTTTAGATGGCTTTAATGAATTAATGTTTGATAACCTTTCACGAAACGCATACACTATTATTGGTAAATTTAATGACCTTGATTGTCCCCTACTCAAATCTTGATGAACGACATTTAATGTGTAACCCACGATATTTTCTTTTCCTCGAGATATTAATAAGCGTTTTTTACGGGATAAATTACTACAGAACGGTATTTTAATATTAGATGTATAATAATGAATTGGTATAAAAATAATAATGAGTTAAATTAAGGGTTATAACGGTCTAATAAACTACCAGAATCAAAAGAAAAGCTAGTAATTTGCAATTATTATCTCTTTTACTAAAAATCGATTATAATAGAAGTGTGTAGAGATACAAAGCTAGTATATATGCACCAATTGTAAGTATAGGTATCACGACTTCATATATAACCCAATTTCTTACTCCTCTCCTTAATAACATAGACCCTATACCGGAAGCAGAGTGAAGTATAAAGAAGAACGTTAAAGGCCCGATTAGTATTATGTGGAGTTGCAGGCTATTCCCTCTGTTCAGGAGACCAAAAGTCAAGGCGGATATCACAGTCGACGTTTGCGGACCTGCCCCAAAACCCGTTACCCCCTCTAATGTTGCGAGGACTAATAGGAACCAAGCCGTAAACCTCTGGAAAGAAGGTGTATAAATAGAATCCTTGAAATTTGGGCTGAAAGCCTTTCTTGACAAGGCTACCAACACTACGCCCGGGACTACCAAGGGAGTAAAATAAGGTGAAACGGAAGCCAGTACAGTGCCCGTGAGTAACATTATCCTATTTCTTAGCGACATCTGGATACCCCCGGGATTCCCAATAACCTAAATAGTCCTTATCTGTAACGTGGATCCTGACCAACCATTTGGTATAACAGTATCCCCACCACCTTGGGACTGCCAACCTAACCGGGTAACCGTGGGGTCCCGGTAAAGGCTTCCCGTCAACCTTATAAACTATTAAAGTATCCTCTTCCATAGCCTTATACAAGGGTAGGTCAGCCGTATAACCATCAGCACCAAAAGTCACTACTTTAATAGCGTTAGGTTTTACCTCGGCCATATTTAAAACGTGCTTCAGGGGTACCCCGGTCCATTCAACATCAGCTTTTAGGAAATACGAGTCGGAAACACATTGGATCGTATCCCTCAGGGAGATGGAAGGCATCTGTGTTAAGTCCTGATAAGTCAATTGGAGGGGGTTGTTGACTTGGCCATCTACAGTCAATACATAGTTACTTAGAGACAGTGAGGGAGTATAATCACTGTACTGGACTACGTACCATGAGGTAAATGGGGTGAGAGACTTGTTAGTGTGGGGAGATAAGACTCCGTTACTCCCGAGTTTCCATAACGCAATTAACGATGTGGCTACTACCATCGCTTTTAAAAAGTTCCTCCTGCTAGCCAACGAAGGCATGTGAGAAAGGACGCTAATTGGAGAAATAAGTTTTTACCAGATTTTTACATTCAGTTACACATAGAGGGCCAAACCCTACTTTCCATAACCACACATGCCAAGGTATATCAAAGAAAAGGCCCCTGCCTTTTTGAAGACTGATTGAGTGTAGTGTAATGTCGTCACTAGGATATTTACATTATCTCCGTTAACGTTAGGACGCATAAAACATTTTCTTAGCATCTTCTCCTCCTAGAGATTTTTATTAATTAATAAATTTATACCTTAATGACAGCACAATGAGTATATTCAACACACCGACGATTGTGCATATCAATAAAACTGTGAGAGTAGACATGTAGTTAGGGCTTTAAAGGTCAGAGTAAACATAAGATCGCCATAAGTTATTACTACAAAAAGGATCTGGACTAGCTTCACCTCCCCTTCATCCATAACTAAATTAGTCAAGTGAGGGCTAAACGAATTTGGAATTCTTTAGAAAGTTCTATAAATCAAGAAAATTTGGGAAAATTAATATAAATAATTAAAGATTACTAGCTACTGAAATGAAACTAAGTAAACCAATATTAGGAGCAATAGGCGGTGTAATTGCAATAATTGCAGTAGTGATCATAATAGTTGCTATTGTACACCCGGGATCAGGAAGCGCAACCGTTTCCAGTTCATCATCAAATGGCATGAACTACGGTTCTATGGGAAGTTCCAGCAGTGCAGGTGGTTCTAGTACAAGTTCAACAAGTAATGGGATGGGAAGCTCTACGACTAGCTCGTCCTCTTCGTCAAGCCCCGGAGGTTATCCGTGGGGAGGGTGATTCATAAGGTGACCGTCGGATAGGAAGTTAATTCATTACTTTTTCAAGCTTTGTCAGGGACTAAAGG belongs to Stygiolobus caldivivus and includes:
- a CDS encoding thermopsin; the encoded protein is MLREIITILVFLFSIIPSLNIPSYETPFSPHYQFYGGTPSECLLSRLGESVKAPIGIADYGISPNGPFIRNTTQLMGVVKIYSLKASSTASYAPNSITFQLNAVISYQHDGKQYAIWVQNVLLYDTKTRNVVFVDNLWNFTSLHANVTGVKGSGNISAADIRNHYITFYYDYAETPGSNVTVSLPAEIMLLSNVTTNLKGEPVVCFWYNDGYGWQKYDEVTLTNAPGSTNVYFLIDGYNYTGNKEYYDAEFVIAGPGDGSCVDVTSSYLTLRLEYWNGHNFQEVRNAFNFGSDTGETAWGVKTSFYTSANGEPEVLITSGKQVLTQLWEDDQVSTLVIHTNIVQGNITVLPEHSLNSPNYSVYSVPFRGGEAVLTIVQGEFGIIVSNSSGVAGEANVVISSPGIYTVSITQFSVKAEGTVMVPNTGTEVEFPVNITAEGVVRLSVTSNGNLSISYPLSVSVNGSLSLPITVSAKNLTPAVYDVIINVTLLPGIWKVVFVKVVVISDKYTFNLTYESKGDMPRPYVVLKFPNGSSVNLQLPVSTVVPNGTVYNVERVIDEGDVRWVTPNSTEGIVNFTTTLSIEYFMQFLVNFTFTVKGDKGYGIPYIQYCYLGHLNDTAPGLVWADAYSKYSYPECLPGSGNGERWISFNYSGVISKPGEVINTYYYNQFFVNVKELPFPLYALINGSNTTLVSGWYNASDVIEVENITYYPKSGERYVILSVSPPVIRVNSPVNIDVNYVKQYLVTVESDIPLYALVNGSNITLTTGWYGSGDTIHVENISHYLNYLTREVPLNITPKDFVVESPVTVKVRSVTQYFITLISPIPVKLDVNGSPQEALGGLWLDSGSRVTILNYSFYMSPFEKCIITEISPETFNVSSPETVVIETEKEFLVVVDNVSAWYPYGYKLTLNAHIPFYEVGKFVGNFTVPVGSAITVRGFVEEHLVEYINYPLIGRASSVLVIIPVLWYLIKRVKKH
- a CDS encoding TRM11 family SAM-dependent methyltransferase; its protein translation is MKRITLQDYLDFVKAHGEVAFGDSKIKLEPIKVTRLVPEDGELTDVSTTVWSFPERGSWATHKGDYRGNFAPQIPRAVILKYTKPGDLVLDPMVGSGTTCVEAILLGRDCIGVDININAVMLAFHRVYWLEKYLEECKDCESLRKAKVELYLGDARDLKGVEDSSIDLVVTHPPYFNIIDYMSGVEGDLSNGNKLEDYIKALSDVGREVFRVLKDGKQFAVLLGDTRIRKHYVPITAYALMSFLNLGFVLREEVIKIQHKMKTTREVWIKAKRDFLLIYHEKMFIFDKVVSEKELGKYKYSSRAFLDKLGLT
- a CDS encoding MFS transporter; this encodes MKRPLPIIPALIIIAITFSLRASNNMLITTVPLIAEYYFHFPSILIGIISSLAAIFSFISSGFLNSRLKSTKRRKAFIISSVAYAVTFPLFFFADSLNIWFLAPVLGFAMGLLMPNIMTYASLFKDQRLRERMLSLYTLALSTSLIIGPLIESAILLRFSLFQAFLPFSVFAILVAIISPLIKFPQEGTEKEDGRVRVWEKDEFKLSVSLNLMYGIPFGMLTTFGGIYAVEQFKASYSLATALFGVFFATSFLGRLILTISPPKNIWAPVWISTSLTLTGLLMVFLAPNLSVYILALIVLGIPHGLTYPVSLISLSRGFPVEERSVANSYFSAIMMGFSSFIPIIISSVVNFFGIRNSFAILTVISLGFSLFILRIFLRERVM
- a CDS encoding molybdopterin-dependent oxidoreductase; this translates as MPSLASRRNFLKAMVVATSLIALWKLGSNGVLSPHTNKSLTPFTSWYVVQYSDYTPSLSLSNYVLTVDGQVNNPLQLTYQDLTQMPSISLRDTIQCVSDSYFLKADVEWTGVPLKHVLNMAEVKPNAIKVVTFGADGYTADLPLYKAMEEDTLIVYKVDGKPLPGPHGYPVRLAVPRWWGYCYTKWLVRIHVTDKDYLGYWESRGYPDVAKK